From a region of the Carassius auratus strain Wakin chromosome 31, ASM336829v1, whole genome shotgun sequence genome:
- the gfi1ab gene encoding zinc finger protein Gfi-1, producing MPRSFLVKSKKAHSYHEPRSLEDDHNRLDTILAHICAESKTSDECCPDVLTGDTTGACSPDSHLVDHADLSSKSPLSSDGSVCDRSSDYEDFWRPPSPSASPESEKSFSPSGEETHPFTVPFRPYAWSRYSGCEIRQLVQHTLNHHRSPPAYYSDRVVEPSLFNERGSGATIYNSYGSTATLFERATASGLYDDSSILGKGTEMKSSADVMCNRLLLNGAFKCIKCSKVFSTPHGLEVHVRRSHSGTRPYACDICGKTFGHAVSLEQHRAVHSQERSFDCKICGKTFKRSSTLSTHLLIHSDTRPYPCQYCGKRFHQKSDMKKHTFIHTGEKPHKCQVCGKAFSQSSNLITHSRKHTGFKPFGCDLCSKGFQRKVDLRRHKETQHGLK from the exons ATGCCTAGGTCTTTCTTGGTGAAGAGCAAAAAAGCTCACAGCTACCACGAGCCGCGATCTTTGGAAGATGACCACAACAGACTTGATACTATTTTAGCTCATATATGTGCAG AAAGCAAAACTTCAGATGAGTGCTGTCCGGATGTCCTGACCGGTGACACGACTGGCGCTTGTTCCCCGGACTCTCACCTGGTGGATCACGCGGATCTTTCCTCGAAGTCTCCTCTCAGCAGTGACGGAAGCGTGTGCGACCGCTCCTCAGATTACGAAGACTTCTGGCGACCTCCATCACCATCAGCATCACCGG agtcaGAAAAGTCCTTTTCACCCTCTGGTGAAGAAACGCATCCCTTCACCGTCCCCTTCAGGCCTTACGCGTGGAGCAGGTACTCGGGATGTGAAATCCGACAGCTGGTCCAGCATACTCTCAACCATCACCGCTCTCCTCCAGCCTATTACAGCGATCGCGTGGTCGAGCCCTCTCTCTTCAACGAAAGAGGATCTGGTGCTACCATTTACAACAGTTATGGTTCCACTGCCACCCTGTTCGAGCGCGCCACTGCCTCTGGACTTTATGATGACAGCAGCATACTGGGAAAAGGAACTGAGATGAAATCCAGCGCTGATGTGATGTGTAATCGACTCCTGCTAAATGGCGCattcaaatgtataaaatgcAGCAAG GTGTTCTCCACACCGCATGGCTTGGAAGTTCACGTTCGGAGGTCGCATAGTGGAACAAGACCTTATGCTTGCGACATCTGCGGGAAAACGTTCGGACACGCGGTCAGTCTGGAGCAACACAGAGCTGTTCACTCACAG GAGAGAAGCTTTGATTGTAAAATCTGTGGGAAAACTTTTAAAAGATCATCTACTTTGTCCACGCATCTCCTCATCCACTCCGACACACGGCCCTACCCGTGCCAGTACTGCGGAAAGAGATTCCACCAGAAATCAGATATGAAGAAACACACATTCATCCACACAG GGGAGAAGCCACACAAATGTCAGGTGTGTGGGAAAGCTTTCAGTCAGAGCTCCAATCTGATAACACACAGTCGAAAGCACACCGGATTCAAACCGTTCGGATGTGACCTCTGCAGCAAAGGATTCCAGCGCAAGGTCGATCTAAGAAGACACAAGGAAACACAACACGGACTGAAGTGA